A single genomic interval of Thermoanaerobaculia bacterium harbors:
- a CDS encoding XdhC family protein, protein MASAVEILAIVRLARQCASDGVPAVLARLVSVEGSHYRKPGARMLLARDGRSAGAISAGCLEADLRERLPGVLSSGRAEIVEYDSRTFEDLVWGLGSGCNGRVRILLSPLTASLREALERAGATLSGGAAVRLSTVVLAPAGSDRPAGEVRLLAAGESIPEEDGAEVIVEEIPPPISLLIAGCGSDAVPVARMAAELGWTVSVLADHDLSFVLERFAGLPVAHAGGNASASAVPVHPRSAAVVMSHSFADDAAALAALLPRGFPYLGVLGPRERTRRLLASCGGSEAAEIHSPAGLNLGAETAEEIALSIVAEIQATL, encoded by the coding sequence GTGGCGAGCGCCGTCGAGATCCTCGCGATCGTCCGCCTGGCCCGGCAGTGCGCCTCCGATGGCGTCCCCGCCGTCCTCGCCCGGCTCGTGTCGGTCGAAGGCTCCCACTACCGGAAGCCGGGGGCCCGCATGCTCCTCGCCCGGGACGGCCGTTCGGCGGGAGCCATCAGCGCCGGCTGCCTCGAGGCCGACCTCCGCGAGCGGCTTCCCGGCGTCCTCTCGAGCGGGCGTGCCGAGATCGTGGAATACGACTCCCGGACGTTCGAGGACCTCGTGTGGGGACTGGGGTCCGGATGCAACGGGCGCGTGCGCATCCTGCTGTCTCCGCTGACGGCATCGCTCCGGGAAGCGCTCGAACGCGCAGGGGCGACGCTTTCGGGAGGCGCGGCCGTGCGCCTCTCGACGGTCGTTCTGGCGCCGGCCGGCTCGGACCGTCCGGCGGGGGAGGTCCGCCTCCTCGCGGCGGGGGAGTCGATACCGGAAGAGGACGGCGCCGAGGTGATCGTCGAGGAGATCCCTCCTCCGATATCGCTCCTCATCGCGGGTTGCGGTTCGGACGCCGTCCCCGTCGCGCGAATGGCGGCGGAGCTGGGATGGACGGTCTCCGTTCTCGCGGACCACGATCTCTCGTTCGTGCTCGAACGGTTCGCGGGTCTCCCGGTCGCCCATGCGGGCGGAAACGCGTCGGCGTCGGCGGTTCCGGTCCATCCGCGCAGCGCCGCCGTGGTCATGTCGCACAGCTTCGCGGACGACGCCGCGGCGCTCGCGGCTCTCCTGCCGCGCGGGTTCCCTTACCTCGGCGTCCTCGGGCCCCGTGAGCGGACGCGGCGGCTGCTCGCGTCGTGCGGCGGCTCCGAAGCGGCGGAGATCCATTCGCCGGCGGGATTGAATCTCGGTGCCGAGACCGCCGAGGAGATCGCGCTTTCGATCGTCGCGGAGATCCAGGCGACGCTCA
- a CDS encoding (2Fe-2S)-binding protein, whose amino-acid sequence MKTSIRFRLNGRPTTLDTDDARTLLWVLRGDLALTGTKYGCGEGVCGACTVMIGSEAVRSCQTAVKEIQGKDVTTIEGLAAGGAPHPLQEAFIDQGGFQCGYCTSGMLMNAAALLHKRPHPSRAEIVEGMEGNLCRCGAHQRILAAIEQASRAGARS is encoded by the coding sequence ATGAAGACTTCGATCCGCTTCCGACTCAACGGGCGGCCGACTACCCTCGACACCGACGACGCCCGCACGCTCCTCTGGGTGCTGCGCGGCGACCTCGCCCTGACCGGCACGAAGTACGGCTGCGGCGAGGGAGTCTGCGGCGCGTGCACCGTGATGATCGGCAGCGAGGCGGTGCGGTCGTGCCAGACGGCCGTGAAGGAGATCCAGGGGAAAGACGTGACGACGATCGAGGGTCTCGCCGCCGGCGGCGCGCCGCACCCCCTCCAGGAAGCCTTCATCGACCAGGGCGGCTTCCAGTGCGGCTACTGCACGTCCGGGATGCTCATGAACGCCGCGGCGCTGCTCCACAAGCGGCCCCATCCTTCCCGCGCCGAGATCGTCGAAGGCATGGAAGGAAATCTCTGCCGGTGCGGAGCGCACCAGAGGATCCTCGCCGCGATCGAACAGGCGTCGCGCGCGGGGGCGCGGTCGTGA